Part of the Geothermobacter hydrogeniphilus genome, CATTTCCCAGGGAAGCGCCTCAATGCTGATTTCGTCACCACGGCAGAAAATCATCGTTTTTTCGATGAAATTTTCCAGCTCACGCACATTGCCGGGCCAATGGTAGGCCTGCAGCCGGGCCATAACCTCCGGATGCAGTTTGGGCACGGGCCGCCGCTCACGATGGGCAATGGTCCGGACAAAGTGTTCGGCCAGCAGCGGGATATCCTCACATCGTTCACGCAACGGCGGCAGCGTCAGTTCGATAACGGCCAGACGGAAGAACAGGTCGCTGCGAAAACGTCCGGCGTCAACTTCATCCTGCAGATTGCGGGCGGTCGCAACCACCACCCGGGTATCGATCCGGCGAGGCCTGGTTTCCCCAACCCGCCGGACTTCCTCTTCCTGAAGAACCCGCAACAGTTTCGGCTGCAACTCCAGGGGCAATTCGCCTATTTCATCCAGAAACAGGGTGCCGCCGCTGGCGGCAATAAAGAGCCCGTCACGCGCCTTGTCGGCTCCGGTAAAGGCTCCGCGGGCATGGCCGAAAAGCTCACTTTCAAGCAGACTGGGAGCAATGGCACTGCAGTTGACGGCCAGGAAGGGGCCGTCCTTGCGCTGACTGGAGAAATGCAGCGCCCGGGCGATCAATTCCTTGCCGGTCCCTGTTTCACCGGTTACCAGCACCGGGGAACGGGCAACGGCCACCTGGGCCACCTGCTCGGCCAGGTTGGCCATAACCGAACTCCGGTAGACCAGGTCATCCAGCGTTTCGTTGCGGGCGAGTTCCTTTTTCAGCAACCGGTTTTCCCGCAACAGCCGCATCCGTTCTTCAGCCTTGCGCAGGGTAAGAATAATCTCGTCCGGTTTGAAGGGTTTGGAAATGTAATCATAGGCACCCTGTTTCAGACATTCAACAGCGGTATCAAGACTGCCGTAGGCACTCATCATGATGACCGTCGCGGCCACCCGACGCCGTTGCAGT contains:
- a CDS encoding sigma-54-dependent transcriptional regulator; protein product: MVEVIRHILVIDDEPGMRSMLRMVLERAGYQVSDAETGPEGLELLERESFSLILCDIRMPEMDGMAFLKELQRRRVAATVIMMSAYGSLDTAVECLKQGAYDYISKPFKPDEIILTLRKAEERMRLLRENRLLKKELARNETLDDLVYRSSVMANLAEQVAQVAVARSPVLVTGETGTGKELIARALHFSSQRKDGPFLAVNCSAIAPSLLESELFGHARGAFTGADKARDGLFIAASGGTLFLDEIGELPLELQPKLLRVLQEEEVRRVGETRPRRIDTRVVVATARNLQDEVDAGRFRSDLFFRLAVIELTLPPLRERCEDIPLLAEHFVRTIAHRERRPVPKLHPEVMARLQAYHWPGNVRELENFIEKTMIFCRGDEISIEALPWEMRRRNRQASRDLSLKRAVRRLEREYIHKALAETDGNRTKAAKLLEISLRSLMYKIKEYQEEG